The Pungitius pungitius chromosome 10, fPunPun2.1, whole genome shotgun sequence DNA window ttgagtgaatcaggttctaaaactatgcctaatccttcataccatgatgataatgatgaaaagaggtcatttgcttaaaagaaacagtgtaagctcaagcattcttcatacagtgcgttttagctgttttctccttctgcaaaagctttaaaagtaacaataagggtcaaaacgtagttgagtgaatcaggttctaaaactatgcctaatccttcataccatgatgataatgatgaaaagaggtcatttggttaaaagaaacagtgtaagctcaagcattcttcatacagtgcgttttagctgttttctccttctgcaaaagctttaaaagtaacaataagggtcaaaacgtagttgagtgaatcaggttctaaaactatgcctaataattcataccatgatgataatgatgaaaacaggttatttccttaaagaaaacagtgtaagctcaagcatttcatcatacagtccgttttagctgttttctccgtctttaaaagctttgaaagtaacaataagggtcaaaacgtagttgagtaaatcaggttctaaaactatgcctaatccttcataccatgatgaaaatgatgaaaacaggttatttccttaaaggaaacagtgtaagctcaagcattctttatacaatcctttttagacgttttctcctactgcaaaagctttgaaagtaacaataaggttcaaaacgtagttgtgtgaatcaggttctaaaactatacctaatcttttataccataataacaatgatgaaaacaggtcatttggttaaaagaaacagtgtgagctcaagcatttcttcatacagtgcgttttagctgttttctccttctgcaaaagctttaaaagtaacaataagggtcaaaacgtagttgagtgaatcaggttctaaaactatgcctcatccttcataccatgatgataatgatgaaaacaggttatttccttaaagaaaacagtgtaagctaaagcattcttcatacagtgcgttttagctgttttctccttctgcaaaagctttaaaagtaacaataagggtcaaaacgtagttgagtgaatcaggttctaaaactatgcctaataattcataccatgatgataatgatgaaaacaggttatttccttaaagaaaacagtgtaagctaaagcattcttcatacagtgcgttttagctgttttctccttctgcaaaagctttaaaagtaacaataagggtcaaaacgtagttgagtgaatcaggttctaaaactatgcctaataattcataccatgatgataatgatgaaaacaggttatttccttaaaggaaacagtgtaagctcaagcattcttcatacaatcctttttagaagttttctcctactgcaaaagctttaaaagtaacaataagggtcaaaacgtagttgagtgaatcaggttctaaaactatgcctaatccttcataccatgatgataatgatgaaaacaggtcatttgcttaaaagaaacagtgtaagctaaagcactcttcatacagtgcgttttagctgttttccccttctgcaaaagctttaaaagtaacaataagggtcaaaacgtagttgagtgaatcaggttctaaaactatgcctaatccttcataccatgatgataatgatgaaaagaggtcatttgcttaaaagaaacagtgtaagctcaagcattcttcatacagtgcgttttagctgttttctccttctgcaaaagctttaaaagtaacaataagggtcaaaacgtagttgagtgaatcaggttctaaaactatgcctaatccttcataccatgatgataatgatgaaaagaggtcatttgcttaaaagaaacagtgtaagctcaagcattcttcatacagtgcgttttagctgttttctccttctgcaaaagctttaaaagtaacaataagggtcaaaacgtagttgagtgaatcaggttctaaaactatgcctaataattcataccatgatgataatgatgaaaacaggttatttccttaaagaaaacagtgtaagctcaagcatttcatcatacagtccgttttagctgttttctccgtctttaaaagctttgaaagtaacaataagggtcaaaacgtagttgagtaaatcaggttctaaaactatgcctaatccttcataccatgatgaaaatgatgaaaacaggttatttccttaaaggaaacagtgtaagctcaagcattctttatacaatcctttttagacgttttctcctactgcaaaagctttgaaagtaacaataaggttcaaaacgtagttgtgtgaatcaggttctaaaactatacctaatcttttataccataataacaatgatgaaaacaggtcatttggttaaaagaaacagtgtgagctcaagcatttcttcatacagtgcgttttagctgttttccccttctgcaaaagctttaaaagtaacaataagggtcaaaacgtagttgagtgaatcaggttctaaaactatgcctaataattcataccatgatgataatgatgaaaagaggtcatttgcttaaaagaaacagtgtaagctcaagcattcttcatacagtgcgttttagctgttttctccttctgcaaaagctttaaaagtaacaataagggtcaaaacgtagttgagtgaatcaggttctaaaactatgcctaatcattcataccatgatgataatgatgaaaacaggtcatttccttaaaggaaacagtgtaagctcaagcattcttcatacagtgcgttttagctgttttctccgtcttaaaagctttgaaagtaacaataagggtcaaaacgtagttgagtgaatcaggttctaaaactatgcctaatccttcataccatgatgataatgatgaaaacaggtcatttccttaaaggaaacagtgtaagctcaagcattcttcatacagtgcgttttagctgttttctccttctgcaaaagctttaaaagtaacaataagggtcaaaacgtagttgagtgaatcaggttctaaaactatgcctaatccttcataccatgatgataatgatgaaaacaggtcatttgcttaaaagaaacagtgtaagctaaagcactcttcatacagtgcgttttagctgttttccccttctgcaaaagctttaaaagtaacaataagggtcaaaacgtagttgagtgaatcaggttctaaaactatgcctaatccttcataccatgatgataatgatgaaaagaggtcatttgcttaaaagaaacagtgtaagctcaagcattcttcatacagtgcgttttagctgttttctccttctgcaaaagctttaaaagtaacaataagggtcaaaacgtagttgagtgaatcaggttctaaaactatgcctaatccttcataccatgatgataatgatgaaaagaggtcatttggttaaaagaaacagtgtaagctcaagcattcttcatacagtgcgttttagctgttttctccttctgcaaaagctttaaaagtaacaataagggtcaaaacgtagttgagtgaatcaggttctaaaactatgcctaataattcataccatgatgataatgatgaaaacaggttatttccttaaagaaaacagtgtaagctcaagcatttcatcatacagtccgttttagctgttttctccgtctttaaaagctttgaaagtaacaataagggtcaaaacgtagttgagtaaatcaggttctaaaactatgcctaatccttcataccatgatgaaaatgatgaaaacaggttatttccttaaaggaaacagtgtaagctcaagcattctttatacaatcctttttagacgttttctcctactgcaaaagctttgaaagtaacaataaggttcaaaacgtagttgtgtgaatcaggttctaaaactatacctaatcttttataccataataacaatgatgaaaacaggtcatttggttaaaagaaacagtgtgagctaaagcactcttcatacagtgcgttttagctgttttccccttctgcaaaagctttaaaagtaacaataagggtcaaaacgtagttgagtgaatcaggttctaaaactatgcctcatccttcataccatgatgataatgatgaaaacaggttatttccttaaagaaaacagtgtaagctaaagcattcttcatacagtgcgttttagctgttttctccttctgcaaaagctttaaaagtaacaataagggtcaaaacgtagttgagtgaatcaggttctaaaactatgcctaataattcataccatgatgataatgatgaaaacaggttatttccttaaagaaaacagtgtaagctaaagcattcttcatacagtgcgttttagctgttttctccttctgcaaaagctttaaaagtaacaataagggtcaaaacgtagttgagtgaatcaggttctaaaactatgcctaataattcataccatgatgataatgatgaaaacaggttatttccttaaaggaaacagtgtaagctcaagcattcttcatacaatcctttttagaagttttctcctactgcaaaagctttaaaagtaacaataagggtcaaaacgtagttgagtgaatcaggttctaaaactatgcctaatccttcataccatgatgataatgatgaaaacaggtcatttgcttaaaagaaacagtgtaagctaaagcactcttcatacagtgcgttttagctgttttccccttctgcaaaagctttaaaagtaacaataagggtcaaaacgtagttgagtgaatcaggttctaaaactatgcctaatccttcataccatgatgataatgatgaaaagaggtcatttgcttaaaagaaacagtgtaagctcaagcattcttcatacagtgcgttttagctgttttctccttctgcaaaagctttaaaagtaacaataagggtcaaaacgtagttgagtgaatcaggttctaaaactatgcctaatccttcataccatgatgataatgatgaaaagaggtcatttgcttaaaagaaacagtgtaagctcaagcattcttcatacagtgcgttttagctgttttctccttctgcaaaagctttaaaagtaacaataagggtcaaaacgtagttgagtgaatcaggttctaaaactatgcctaataattcataccatgatgataatgatgaaaacaggttatttccttaaagaaaacagtgtaagctcaagcatttcatcatacagtccgtttttatggaggactaaaagggccacaatgaaataaataaaaacaccattaaataattacttaaatgtgtcattaattaattaaaattagaattaaatacataaaagtgtaattaaatgtgtcattaattaattaaaatactgaTTCATTGTATGTAAAATGCATATATAACTATtttactatttacatttacatttcatgggCCTGCGTTGCagcgcttcatgaattacttaaaactgtcaaattgacccatcaaaagttggtaggcggaacctaacgcctgattggttaccctgtgcatcaagtcaagacaaatcaattcgagatactggattgatgcagagctactgaACACATTCCAATACACTTGGTGGCGCTATTCACCTCTACGTTGGTTTGGATACGCTGTTAAACAGAACTTTCATTGCAACGGCTAAAAATAAAGGAGATTACGCGGTCCTGCTAGCCCCAATGTTGAGACGCCGTGCaggacaaaatgtcaaaaagttgCCCAGAGCTGCTGAGAGAAGCAGCGAATTTGATTGAGGAAGCTCTGCGCAGAAGTCCAACGGCTCCGGCGGCTCCGGCGGCTCCGTCACAGCAGATACCGGCCGCTCAATCACGTACACCTGTCCAAGGTAAGCTAAGTAATTTCATGTTAGCCAGGTGTGCTACTAATTAATGATTCGGGACACACGTGTGGGTTAAATTAGATCGCCTCGAAAATGAATTTGTATGTGGTATTATGATGTTTCGTGCGTGACACGTTCATTGTTAATTGGGGGAGCTTAAAACGAGCTAGTTCGCTAATGGTGTTAGCTGGTTTGAGCATCCCAAGATAGAAGTAGAGGCTGTTTTAGCTGACTGGTGACCATTGAGTGGTGACGTTTTTCTGTGTTACAGCGGAGGTAGCAAGGCTCTTTGCGCCATATAACATTGGAGCCAGAAGGAATATGACGAGACGACCAGCACAAGTCCAAGTTTGCCGAagaagctacacacacaccgtctgttGTTTGGCTGACCACAATGCGGATAAAATTCCAAGCGTACTGTTTAAAGCTGAACTTCTTACTTCAGGACTTGGAGAGCAAAAAGTAACATTTTCAGGTCAGTGCGAACTATGGATTtaccaaaactaaaaaatgtgTGTACTGTTCGTTGAAATTATTTGCATTTATGTAAACGTAATTGATTTTAATAGTGTGAATAATAGTTATCACAGGCTTATTTGCTTAATTTAAGGTGAGGTGAgttatgattttgttttgttttctccagggAATGACCACGATCCCATGGTTATAACAAATAAACTGATGGAAGTGTTTCCGAAGCTCCAACAAGGTGGAGGCTTTGAATTTCTAAAACTTGTAGGATCGACTCGCAGTCGAAATCTTGCATTGCTTCAGTGTCCCAGCACTGGATACACCCTTGCCTATCTGAAAGATCCATCGACGATGATTGGACAGGCTACCATCTACATACGTCCACTTCAACAGGATCTATCCTTAGATTGTGTACATAAATTTACAGAGACCTAGTTTAATACATAATCAAAACAAAGATTACTGGTGACTTTTAATCATTAATTAAAAgccatttgttgttgttaggaGAGCTCACGTCCTGCCTCTGGTCCAGTCATCCCCTGCATCACTTGTCAGAAGGAAGTTCCCTTTTCAGAGATGAAGCTGCACAGATTGAGCTGCAATGGGTATGTACTTCCTAAAGCAATGCAAGGGTAGCATATTCATTTTCTTAGGGAATATGTCCTCTTGGAGTGTTGTGCACACAAATAAGTGAGTATGACCATCATTTCAATTGTATTCACTTCAAGGACACCCATGCAGGAATCAGAAAGAGAACAAGAGGGaggccaaagggaagaaaatgatAGTGAGACCGCCCTAGTCAGTGACAGTGTTCCAGAGAGGTCTGAAACATCAGCCGAGAGTGCAGTAGTACCAGCAGTGATTGTTAACGAGGAGTTGGATCACAAAGAAACAGACAGTGGTATGTGTCATCACAATAGTGTTGCTATAAGATTGTGTGTAACTGAAAAGTCAATAGAAAGATAACACTTGTAAGATATAATTGGATAAGATAATACAGTTACAGGCAATTAATAACATGCACCtgggtttttctatttttctaatatttagtttttgttgaaTGCCTTTTTATGTCAACTCAGCGTTGTGACAGATTTGTAAGCTGTTGGGTCTCGCGTTTTATCAGTGATAAAACTGATCTCCTGTTCTGTAGAGTGAGAGGGTATCTGTATATGCAGGTAACATGCCAACTCATATTTCTCTGGAATAGATaactttgttgtcttttgtttagAATGGAAGCTTATTAAAGAACCCACTCAAGCTGCCAAAGTTTTCAAAGAGAATCTGCTAAGGGAACATGCAACTGGGAAACCACTTAGAATGAAGATGGATGTAAGGGAGTCTGAAGAGGACCGGGAACGGGAGCTTCTCTTATTCTATAAACAGCAGCAAGAATGGGCATGTCCACTTCATTGTACTCTGGTTGGTAAGTAATATAAAgtttataatataaatacatcagTACAGTTTATACCACTCAAGTAGCATATATGGAATTGTCCCATTGGAAAATGGGACAATGAAATGCACAAAATTATataattgataaaaaatgttatgtatgTGAATATTGTGCACAATATACTCTTATCTGGAATAATCAATATTAAGGATGCTGTTCTAGAATTACAGCCAATAGAATTTTGACTATTTTTCTCCCTTGTTTGTTAAATGTTAGCTAATTCAGTTACCTGTATTTGTCGGCCACTTTTTTCCACTGTGTTATTATCAGTATTTAATTTCAGGTGATGttgctatcggagagggagtgATGCGGTACTTTATGACAACAATCATATCCAAACTCCAGTTTGGATTCAGTCTAGATCTTGGTAAGTACACGCACACGTTCTGGTGGTTGATGAACGCAGATATGTGTTGTTTAGCGGAGGGTCGGTGGGCAATGTTTTGTGTCAGGTAAATCGGTAGTGGGGTATACAGGGGGGTTGCATTTGTAGTAGTTTGGGGTCATTTTGGAGTAGGCTACAATTTGGTTTAAGTGAATTCTACAAGCAGCAATAACACAGGCCAAGTAATCGCCCGTTccaaacaggcacattttcaaCGGGCACTGCACTAGTATGATGTAATTTTATGTATTTAAGAGGTTAATTGTGGTGACTTTATTCCTTGCTCTCTTGGTACTTTACAGGAGGAATGGGCCGAACACTGCTATTTGAGGGTGAACCTGACCATCTTGTtccagcagcatcagaggcaCTTAATGAAAGCAACCTCTTCCGGGTTGCAGGAAGGATGTTGGCCCACACCTTTCTGCATGACGGTCCCCATGTCACAGGATTAAGTCCTGCTGTAATTCATGTACTCTTCAATGGGGACCCTGAAATGGCTACTGTTGTTGTTAAAGACTGTCCTGATCTGCACATCAGGAGCATCATAGAACTGGTATGTAACCTAAAAAAACTTtgccatgtaaaaaaaatattgcttgGGCTGATATAATAAATGGTATGGTCCTTATTCTAGCTTGAACATGAAGAACTTACACCGGAACAGAAAGACACAGTTTCAGATCTTTCCATGTCTTGGGATCTTCCGGCAGTCACCAAAACAAATCGGAGATGGCTACATAATAAACTTCTACTCCATGCAGTGAGTTCCTGCTGGTGACAGAATCCATTGCTGTACTTGTTGAAATTATGGAATGTATTCTGAACCCTGACTTGTTAATGTTAACACAAGAGTTTAAGTACTAGAgtttaaatggattttttaaggcactttattgtgcttttattaacattttttctACTTTGTCAACAAATTTGGGTTAAGGATTTGGGCTGTAATATGGGTCGGTCTGTCTCTTAGGTCGTTGGGAGGACCATGCGCCAAATTAAACAGTTGAGAAAGGGACTGAAAGATGTGATGGTATGGCCCCTGCTGACATCTAGGCCAGATGTTGTCCCACTTCTTTTCCCCAAAATGGCTGAAATGCAGTTCACACCCCAGGTAAGTCAgtaatttagttatatttgtGACTTAACTTGATGAATTTTACGTCTATTTTCAATGACTGAGCTGgctatt harbors:
- the LOC134132845 gene encoding uncharacterized protein LOC134132845; the encoded protein is MSKSCPELLREAANLIEEALRRSPTAPAAPAAPSQQIPAAQSRTPVQAEVARLFAPYNIGARRNMTRRPAQVQVCRRSYTHTVCCLADHNADKIPSVLFKAELLTSGLGEQKVTFSGNDHDPMVITNKLMEVFPKLQQGGGFEFLKLVGSTRSRNLALLQCPSTGYTLAYLKDPSTMIGQATIYIRPLQQDLSLDCESSRPASGPVIPCITCQKEVPFSEMKLHRLSCNGTPMQESEREQEGGQREENDSETALVSDSVPERSETSAESAVVPAVIVNEELDHKETDSEWKLIKEPTQAAKVFKENLLREHATGKPLRMKMDVRESEEDRERELLLFYKQQQEWACPLHCTLVGDVAIGEGVMRYFMTTIISKLQFGFSLDLGGMGRTLLFEGEPDHLVPAASEALNESNLFRVAGRMLAHTFLHDGPHVTGLSPAVIHVLFNGDPEMATVVVKDCPDLHIRSIIELLEHEELTPEQKDTVSDLSMSWDLPAVTKTNRRWLHNKLLLHAVVGRTMRQIKQLRKGLKDVMVWPLLTSRPDVVPLLFPKMAEMQFTPQMLLEKITWPVEDSDDEDFDLDTTCRITGFLRMFIETASSGTLAQLLTFWVGWEMLPPELIVEISGGTLPTSSTCFETLKLPAHFKIYMDFEKALVAAIKSTGFGLV